The Pseudomonas moraviensis genome contains the following window.
CTCGAATCGCCGCCAGCGGACTTTTCAATTCATGGGTCAGGGTGTGCACATAGCGCTCGACGTAGGCCTTGCCTTCGAGCTGCGTGCGCATCTGCTCGACCGCCATCGCCAATTGTTCCAGTTCGCCGCCGCGATAGTGCGGCACTTCCACGCGTCGGCCTTCGCTGACCGCCTGGGCATAACCGGTCAACCGGTGCAGCGCACGACTCAGCCACCACGACAGCAACGCACCGAACAGCAGACCGAGGCCGATCAGCCCGGCGCCGTAAAACAGCAAGCGCCGCTCGGTGCGATCGACATAGGGCTGCAGCGAGCTGTTGGGCTTGGCCACGGTAACCACGCCGATGATCTTGCCGTTGTCACGGATCGGCGCGCCGACGTGCATCACCGAGGAATTCGCGTCGTCAGGATCGCTACGGCTGGAGCGCGCACCGTACTCGCCGCGCAGGGTCAGGTAGACGTCGTTCCAGCGCGAATAATCCTGGCCGACGGCGACGCCGCTGGAGTCGAGCACGACGATGCCTTTGGCGTCGGTAACGTAGATGCGATGGTTGACCTGATTCTTCGGCAAGCCCCAGATCGTCGCTTGCGGCTGCCGCTCGCCATAGGCGCGGAGCAGTTGCGGCCAGCGGTTCTCGCTGAGGGTGCCGGCCTTGAAATCGTCACGGAGGATTTCCGCCATCAGGTTGGCGGTATCCACCAGCGTCTCTTCGGTGGACTGACGCACGCCGGGGCGGATTTCTTCCATCACCGTGTTAAGGACGAAATAGCCGGTCAGGCCGACAAACAGCACGTACACCAGAAAGATCCGCAGGCCCAACGACATCAGCTGTGCACCGGGCTGTAGCTGTAACCGAGGCCGCGATGGGTCTGGATCGGCTCAGCCTCGGCACGTACCAGACGCAACTTGGCACGAACGCTTTTGATGTGGCTGTCGATGCTGCGCTCGTAACCGGCATCAGCGGCCACGCCCAGTGCATCGAGCAATTGCTCGCGGCTGAACACGCGTTCGGGTTGTTCGAGCAGGCATTGCAGCAGACGGAATTCATGGCGGGTCAGGCTCAGCGGCTGGCCGCGATAGCTGATCTGCACGCGTTCGGGATCGATGCGAAACAGCGTTGCGCCTGCTTCCGGGGTCGGGCGCGGCGCCATGCGCTTGAGGATGGCTTTGACCCGCGCCGCCACTTCACGCGGGCTGAACGGTTTGACGACGTAATCGTCGGCGCCGATCTCGAGGCCGACCACACGGTCGATCTCGGCATCGCGCGCGCTGAGAAACAGCACCGGCACTTCAGTGAAGCGCCGCAGCTGCTTGCAGGTTTCGAAGCCGCTGATGTCCGGCAGGCCGATATCGAGAATGATCAGGTCGGCCGGGGTCTGCCGCTGATGCTCCAGCGCCGCCGCGCCGAGGCTCAGCCACGTGGTGGTGAAGCCCTCGCCCTGCAAGGCAAAAATCAGCGTGTCGGCAATCGCCGCTTCGTCTTCGACAATCAGGATGTGCGGCATGGCGTCCGAGCCCGTGGCAGTTGGTGCGCGAACGGTGCCCCAAGCCCGGGGTTACGTCAATCAGACCACTTAGCAGTCAGGCTTGTCGGCGGTGTAACGCCGCGCCGGATTGACCGCCGCGCCGAACTCGCGCAAGGCCTTGGCGCCGATCAGCAGCGGGTAGTTGAAGTGGCTGCGGTCGGTCAGGTTGACCTCCACGGTGCGTTTGACGTTGCCCAGGCACAGTTCCAGATCGACCACCGGGCGCTTGGCTACATCGCTGGCGT
Protein-coding sequences here:
- the creC gene encoding two-component system sensor histidine kinase CreC — its product is MSLGLRIFLVYVLFVGLTGYFVLNTVMEEIRPGVRQSTEETLVDTANLMAEILRDDFKAGTLSENRWPQLLRAYGERQPQATIWGLPKNQVNHRIYVTDAKGIVVLDSSGVAVGQDYSRWNDVYLTLRGEYGARSSRSDPDDANSSVMHVGAPIRDNGKIIGVVTVAKPNSSLQPYVDRTERRLLFYGAGLIGLGLLFGALLSWWLSRALHRLTGYAQAVSEGRRVEVPHYRGGELEQLAMAVEQMRTQLEGKAYVERYVHTLTHELKSPLAAIRGAAELLQSDMPPVQRLRFVANIDSESARMQQLIERLLNLAQVEQRQGLEERVAVPLALLVAELLRAQAARIEGKHLRIEQTIGEELLLIGEPFLLRQALGNLLENALDFTPTQGLLRLSADRVGEQIEFRLFNQTTAIPDYALPRLTERFYSLPRPDSGRKSTGLGLNFVEEVVKLHGGVMRIGNVENGVEVALRLP
- the creB gene encoding two-component system response regulator CreB, translated to MPHILIVEDEAAIADTLIFALQGEGFTTTWLSLGAAALEHQRQTPADLIILDIGLPDISGFETCKQLRRFTEVPVLFLSARDAEIDRVVGLEIGADDYVVKPFSPREVAARVKAILKRMAPRPTPEAGATLFRIDPERVQISYRGQPLSLTRHEFRLLQCLLEQPERVFSREQLLDALGVAADAGYERSIDSHIKSVRAKLRLVRAEAEPIQTHRGLGYSYSPVHS